In Acidimicrobiales bacterium, the sequence GCCGTGTCGTCGGGATGCACCAGAAGGGCTTGTGGTGATCCCACGATCTCAGCCGGTTCCCATCCGAACAGCCGCCGGCTCGCGGCGGAGGCGAACCTCACGGTCGCATCCGCCGCTGTGACCACGTGCAGGTCGCGAGCGCCGTCTGCCACGAGACGGTGGAACGCGTGCTCGGTGGTCGTCTCCGGGGGCGTCGACGTCACGGCGTTGCTCCTCTGCACCGGTGAGGCGCCACCAGGGTCTGGAGCAACGCGAGCTTGGTTTCGCGAGAGGCTAGCCGACTCGCAGTCGATGCACAGGTGTACGGTAGGGAGTGACACGCCAGCCCTGAGGTGTCGGGCCAGCGGACCGTTGGCCCGGAAGCGGTGCTCCAGACCCTGGTAGCGCGACCTGCTCGCCGAACCAGGAAGGTCTCATGGCTCACATCGACTCGGGTCCCGCTGCCACCAGCAACGGGTGTCGCGACCTCCTCAGGCCCATCGGGGCCGTGTTCCCCACCTCTGTCCCGGACCCAGGGCCGTGAGCAGCGGTGGAGAGCGGCGCCTCCGGATCCTGGGGCGCCTCGCGGAGGGCGACCCCGACGACGGCGCGAGCCAGCGGCTGTGCCGGGTGTGTGCCGAGGCCACGGTGATGACCGGCGCCGGGATCATGCTGATGTCGGGCGATGTTCCTCGAGGGTCGGTGTGTACCACCGATGGTGTCAGCCACCTCATCGAGCAGTTGCAGTACGACCTGGGCGAGGGACCGTGCGTCGACGCCTACCAGCTCGATCTGCCGGTGCTCGAGCCCGATCTGGCCGATCCCGTGACACCACGTTGGCTGGCCTTCACGCCACCGGCGACAGCTGCGGGAGCCCGTGCCGTGTTCGGCTTCCCGCTACGGGTCGGTGCCGTTCGTCTGGGTGCGCTCAATCTCTACTGCGACCGGTCCGGCCCGCTGACCGACGAGCAACACGCCGACGCGCTGGTCATGGCGGAGGTCGCTGCCCAGTCGGTGCTGCTCCTGCAGGCGAAGGCACCGGAGGGGATGGTGGCGGCCGAGCTCGAAGCCGGAGCCGACTTCCAGTACGTGGTGCACCAGGCCGCCGGCATGGTTGCCGCTCAGCTCGACACCTCGGTCGCCGACGCCCACATCCGACTTCGGGCGCACGCCTTCGGCGCCGATCGTCATGTCGACGATGTGGGACGGGACGTCGTCGCCCGCATGTTGCGCTTCGACCCGGCCAGCGGCGAGGCGAAGCCCACGCCATGAGGTCTCCGCTAATATTGCCACCAGTATCTGGTTCCTGTCCGATCGCCACCGGCGTTCGGGACGACCGCGGCCGATGCCGACGACTGGAGCTCACATGACCAGAGAAGCGGCGCTTGCATCGACCTTGGTCGAACTGGCCGACTCACTCGTCGCCGATTTCGATGTTGTCGAGCTCCTCACCCTCTTGACCGGTCGTTGTGTCGAGGTGCTCGACATCGGTGCGGCGGGGATCATGCTGGCTGCCCCCGACGGAGGCTTGCGGTCCATGGCGTCCTCCAGCGACGCCATGAGGGTGCTCGAGCTCTTCGAGATCCAAGCCCAGGAAGGGCCGTGCCTCGACTGCTTCCACTCCGGCGTGCCGGTGGAGAACCCCGACCTGGCCGAATCGACTGGTGGATGGCCCCGCTTCTCGGCCGAGACCCTGGCGGCGGGGTTCCGGTCGGTGCAGGCGTTGCCCATGCGCCTGCGCGGCAGCGTGATCGGAGCGCTCAACCTGTTCAACGTCGAGCCGGGACCGATGACCATCGCTGATGTCTCGGCGGCCCAGGCGTTCGCCGACGTGGCCACCATCGCCATCCTCCAGCACCGGTCCGCGCTCGAAGCCCAGGTGCTGAACGATCAGTTGAACCATGCGCTGAACAGTCGCATCGCCATCGAGCAGGCCAAGGGCATGATCGCCGAGCGCGAGGACCTCGACCTGCAGCAGGCGTTCGCCCGGCTGCGCAACCACGCCCGGAACCACAACCTGCGCCTGGTCGACGTGGCCACAGACGTGGTCAGCGGTGCCCTGCGGGGCTCCGAGCTCGATCGACCACCTGCTGGCGCGGCCGACTGAATCGGGAGGCCGCGCACGCGCGAGCCGGTCGTCACCCCACCACCCGAGGCTCTCCTGATTCGCTGATCTGTGGGGGCGAGCGATCAGCCGCCGTCGGGCGTGATCGTGCGGATGTGGTGGCCGTGACGCGTGCGGCCGGTCAGGCGCCGAAGACCTCGTGGAGCTCGGAGGGCACGGGGACCTCGAGCTGGTCGTAGGTGCAGCTTGTGGGGTCGCGGTCGTCGCGCCAGCGGAGGAGGTGGGTGGAGTGGCGGAACCGTCCGCCCTGGAGCTGGTCGTAGGCCACCTCGGCCACCAGCTCGGGCTCGAGCGGCACGAACGTCTTGTCCTTGGCCGCGTTCCAACGGTTCTCCGCCCCCGGCCGACGCTGGCCGCCCTCGCCGGTGGCGGCCTCGCCGACCCACGGGTGATCGACCGGATCATGGTCGACGTAGGGGGCGAGCCTGGCCGCCAGCTCGGGGCGCTCCTTTGCCTTGAACGCCGACGCCCCGCCCACGAACTGCAGGGTGCCGGTGTCGTCGTAGAGGCCGAGCAGCAACGACCCGACACCGTCGCCGCTCTTGTGCACGCGGTAGGCGGCGACCACGCACTCGGCGGTGCGCTTGTGCTTGATCTTGAACTGGGTCCGCTTGCCCTCGACGTAGGGATCGCCGACCGGTTTGGCGATCACCCCGTCGAGCCCCGCTCCTTCGAACCGGTCGAACCAGTCCTCGGCGGTGCCTCGATCGGTGGTGCCGGGGGTGAGGTGGATCGGCGGGGTCGCGTCGCCCAACGCCTCGGCGAGCGCCAGGTGTCGCTCACCGAAGGGCCGTCGGCGCCAGTCCTCGTCGTCGAGCGCGAGCAGGTCGAAGCCCACGAACGACGCC encodes:
- a CDS encoding GAF and ANTAR domain-containing protein; the encoded protein is MSSGGERRLRILGRLAEGDPDDGASQRLCRVCAEATVMTGAGIMLMSGDVPRGSVCTTDGVSHLIEQLQYDLGEGPCVDAYQLDLPVLEPDLADPVTPRWLAFTPPATAAGARAVFGFPLRVGAVRLGALNLYCDRSGPLTDEQHADALVMAEVAAQSVLLLQAKAPEGMVAAELEAGADFQYVVHQAAGMVAAQLDTSVADAHIRLRAHAFGADRHVDDVGRDVVARMLRFDPASGEAKPTP
- a CDS encoding GAF and ANTAR domain-containing protein, encoding MTREAALASTLVELADSLVADFDVVELLTLLTGRCVEVLDIGAAGIMLAAPDGGLRSMASSSDAMRVLELFEIQAQEGPCLDCFHSGVPVENPDLAESTGGWPRFSAETLAAGFRSVQALPMRLRGSVIGALNLFNVEPGPMTIADVSAAQAFADVATIAILQHRSALEAQVLNDQLNHALNSRIAIEQAKGMIAEREDLDLQQAFARLRNHARNHNLRLVDVATDVVSGALRGSELDRPPAGAAD
- a CDS encoding ATP-dependent DNA ligase; the protein is MELPVMPPVSPMLAKAIVAIPNRDDLWFEPKWDGFRCIVFRDGDEVELGSRNERPLTRYFPELLDPLRAALPDRCVIDGEIVVPGGDGLDFEALLQRIHPADSRVQRLATETPASFVGFDLLALDDEDWRRRPFGERHLALAEALGDATPPIHLTPGTTDRGTAEDWFDRFEGAGLDGVIAKPVGDPYVEGKRTQFKIKHKRTAECVVAAYRVHKSGDGVGSLLLGLYDDTGTLQFVGGASAFKAKERPELAARLAPYVDHDPVDHPWVGEAATGEGGQRRPGAENRWNAAKDKTFVPLEPELVAEVAYDQLQGGRFRHSTHLLRWRDDRDPTSCTYDQLEVPVPSELHEVFGA